One window of Sphingobacteriales bacterium genomic DNA carries:
- a CDS encoding TlpA family protein disulfide reductase gives MKKIFLLLFLTLTVFQIQAQQQFVSKPVVVKGTVVNPQGRTISIAIFANPLTNPFTYTDTLDAGNQFRIAFDLGIPIPVQLVHGRGASVHLYLEPGDSLVITANGQNYAGDMKFEGIGVAHQHYLRDFDRAFLLRGISYNNPQQVRMLDFVPYRKFTDSLRTVQLQFLTEYAKKTTLSATFKELAKINIDYPWGAALLSFPNDHARFNGKQTIEIPSDYNNFLQEMKFLEDNAMLIPAYVQFMDAFFNTTFYHQVVATTPNYNMDSYYTDQYEYAQKAIKGKAMYYLMAKAFYEGCNNGRLEKIFTKYNEFMTACPYPEYKEVVDFMYKNNKYLAAGSPAPAFTLESIDGTQVSLSDLKGKVVYLDFWATWCGPCKQQLPHGKKLKSQFEGKDVVFLYISTDKDRTQWENFVKKEQLPGIHLIAQGPAAQTIGQQYQVRGIPKYFIIDRNGNIANSKPRRPSEQPFVTQQIEEALGIR, from the coding sequence ATGAAAAAAATATTCCTGCTCTTGTTTTTGACGCTTACCGTATTTCAAATTCAGGCACAACAACAGTTTGTATCAAAACCGGTAGTGGTTAAAGGTACGGTGGTCAACCCGCAGGGGCGCACCATCAGCATCGCTATTTTTGCCAACCCACTCACCAATCCGTTTACTTATACCGATACGTTGGATGCCGGCAACCAATTTCGTATCGCCTTTGATTTAGGTATTCCTATTCCGGTTCAGTTGGTTCACGGACGTGGGGCGAGTGTGCACTTGTATCTTGAACCCGGGGATAGTTTGGTCATAACTGCCAACGGTCAAAATTATGCCGGAGACATGAAATTTGAAGGCATCGGAGTTGCACATCAGCACTACCTTCGCGATTTTGACCGCGCCTTTTTACTTCGCGGCATCAGCTACAACAACCCACAACAGGTAAGAATGCTCGATTTTGTGCCTTACCGCAAGTTTACAGATAGTTTGCGTACAGTCCAGCTACAGTTTTTGACTGAGTATGCTAAAAAGACAACACTTTCAGCCACCTTTAAGGAACTGGCGAAAATAAATATTGACTATCCATGGGGAGCAGCTTTGCTCAGTTTTCCCAACGACCACGCCCGTTTTAATGGCAAACAAACCATTGAAATACCTTCCGACTATAACAACTTTTTGCAGGAAATGAAGTTTCTGGAAGATAACGCCATGTTAATCCCGGCTTATGTGCAATTTATGGATGCTTTTTTCAACACGACCTTTTATCATCAGGTAGTGGCGACGACTCCCAATTATAATATGGACAGCTATTATACCGATCAGTATGAGTATGCTCAAAAAGCCATCAAAGGGAAAGCCATGTATTATTTAATGGCAAAAGCATTTTACGAAGGCTGTAACAACGGACGTTTAGAAAAGATATTTACCAAATACAACGAATTTATGACGGCCTGCCCCTATCCTGAATACAAAGAGGTCGTTGATTTTATGTATAAAAACAACAAATATCTTGCAGCAGGAAGCCCTGCGCCTGCGTTTACCCTCGAAAGCATTGACGGCACACAGGTTTCTTTGAGCGATTTAAAAGGAAAGGTAGTCTATCTCGACTTTTGGGCTACCTGGTGCGGGCCCTGTAAACAACAACTGCCTCACGGGAAAAAACTAAAAAGCCAGTTTGAGGGCAAAGATGTTGTGTTTTTATATATTTCTACCGATAAAGACCGAACCCAATGGGAAAACTTTGTCAAAAAAGAACAATTGCCCGGAATACATCTTATAGCACAGGGTCCGGCTGCACAAACTATCGGACAACAATATCAGGTAAGGGGCATTCCAAAATATTTTATCATTGACCGGAACGGAAACATTGCCAACAGCAAACCCCGCCGTCCTTCTGAGCAGCCTTTTGTTACGCAACAAATTGAAGAAGCGTTGGGCATCAGGTAA
- a CDS encoding UbiX family flavin prenyltransferase, whose protein sequence is MKRKIVVAVTGASGSIYTKVLFDRLLPLIQAGQLQNVGVVMSENAVTVWEYELNNQTYRDYPFAFYKKGDFFAPFASGSAKYDTMLVCPCSMGTMGRIAQGISDDLITRAADVMLKERRRLILMVRDAPYGLIQINNMKTITEAGGIICPASPSFYSRPATFEALAATIIDRMLDLSGFDLATFRWNDSPTLI, encoded by the coding sequence ATGAAACGTAAAATCGTCGTAGCCGTTACCGGAGCCAGTGGATCTATCTATACAAAGGTGCTTTTTGACCGTCTTTTACCGTTGATTCAGGCCGGACAGTTGCAGAATGTTGGGGTGGTGATGTCGGAAAATGCCGTAACTGTTTGGGAATATGAACTGAACAATCAAACCTATCGCGACTACCCGTTTGCTTTTTACAAAAAAGGCGACTTCTTTGCCCCTTTTGCATCAGGTTCTGCAAAATACGACACGATGTTGGTGTGCCCCTGTTCTATGGGCACTATGGGACGGATTGCTCAGGGTATTTCTGATGATCTGATCACTCGTGCTGCCGATGTCATGTTAAAAGAAAGGCGCAGACTGATTTTAATGGTACGCGATGCTCCTTATGGGCTGATACAGATCAACAATATGAAAACGATTACAGAAGCCGGTGGCATTATCTGCCCCGCCTCTCCGTCTTTTTACAGCCGTCCGGCAACATTTGAAGCACTTGCCGCTACTATCATTGACCGGATGCTCGATTTGTCCGGCTTTGATCTTGCTACTTTCCGGTGGAATGATTCCCCGACGCTCATTTGA
- the rlmD gene encoding 23S rRNA (uracil(1939)-C(5))-methyltransferase RlmD — protein MRKGSLLENVPVTQIVAEGKGIARLQGLIVFVEDAVPGDVADVRITEKRTDYATAKVIALKQESPDRITPFCSHFGVCGGCKWQYLTYPKQAAYKEQITREAFTRIGKLQFPELNPIITPDLTEYYRNKMEFTFSSRRWLLQDEADSEQRQIDRRALGFHVKGMYDRVVNLQHCYLQASPSNEIRNEVFDYCVRYDLPFYDIKNRSGYLRNLLIRTSTLGQLMVVFAFNFDHPQWHTPLLEHIRNRFPQITSLGYTINNKRNDMWFDLDIITHSGQDHIIEQIGHCRYKISPKSFFQTNSHQAFRLYSVIEQMAQLSGTETVYDLYTGTGSIALFLAQKCKQVIGIEEVDAAIEDAKHNAQLNGITNAAFFTGDVRKILQPEFIARHGKPDVLITDPPRAGMHPEVLRQILMLEPARIVYVSCNPVTQARDLQVLCENYQIDQLQPIDMFPHTYHIENVALLSRKSR, from the coding sequence ATGCGAAAAGGAAGTCTCCTCGAAAATGTACCCGTCACACAAATAGTTGCCGAAGGTAAGGGCATTGCCCGTTTGCAGGGATTGATTGTGTTTGTCGAAGATGCTGTTCCGGGTGATGTGGCAGATGTGCGCATTACAGAAAAGCGAACAGATTACGCAACGGCAAAAGTAATCGCCTTAAAACAGGAATCTCCCGACCGGATTACCCCCTTTTGCAGTCATTTCGGGGTATGTGGCGGGTGCAAATGGCAATATTTAACCTATCCAAAACAAGCTGCGTATAAAGAACAGATTACACGCGAAGCTTTTACCCGCATCGGAAAATTGCAGTTTCCGGAATTAAACCCTATCATTACTCCCGATCTGACAGAATATTACCGCAACAAAATGGAGTTTACCTTCTCCAGCCGGCGTTGGTTGTTACAAGACGAAGCCGACAGCGAACAACGGCAGATTGACCGGCGGGCTTTGGGCTTTCACGTAAAAGGCATGTATGACCGGGTGGTCAATCTTCAACATTGCTACCTTCAGGCATCGCCTTCCAACGAAATCAGAAACGAAGTGTTTGACTATTGTGTCCGCTACGACCTGCCATTTTACGACATTAAAAACAGGAGCGGATATTTGAGAAACCTACTTATCAGGACTTCAACCCTCGGCCAACTGATGGTAGTATTTGCCTTTAATTTTGACCATCCCCAATGGCATACCCCGCTTTTGGAGCATATCAGAAATCGGTTTCCGCAAATCACCTCACTCGGTTATACCATCAATAACAAACGCAACGATATGTGGTTTGACCTCGACATCATCACCCATTCGGGACAAGACCATATCATCGAACAAATAGGACATTGCCGGTACAAAATCAGCCCCAAATCATTTTTTCAAACCAATAGCCATCAGGCTTTCCGCTTATATTCAGTCATTGAGCAGATGGCACAACTATCCGGCACCGAAACTGTATATGATCTTTACACCGGCACAGGCAGTATTGCATTGTTTCTGGCACAAAAATGCAAACAAGTCATTGGCATAGAGGAGGTAGATGCTGCCATTGAAGATGCAAAACACAATGCGCAGCTAAACGGAATAACCAATGCCGCTTTTTTTACAGGAGATGTGCGAAAGATACTACAGCCGGAGTTTATAGCCAGACACGGTAAACCTGATGTGCTGATTACCGATCCGCCCCGTGCAGGAATGCATCCTGAAGTACTCAGGCAAATACTGATGCTCGAACCTGCACGAATTGTCTATGTCAGTTGCAATCCGGTTACACAGGCACGCGACCTTCAGGTGCTATGTGAAAACTATCAGATTGACCAGCTTCAACCCATAGATATGTTCCCACATACCTACCATATTGAAAATGTCGCTTTGCTGAGCCGGAAGTCCCGGTAA
- a CDS encoding DUF255 domain-containing protein: MSKILFTLTAFVCLMCMSFSLLTNNDKEDNSTKDSKLKIHWISFEEAVKRNEENPKKLFVDLYTDWCTWCLKMEKATFEHPNIAEYINENFYPVKLDAEAQRSITFKDKEYIFRPDEGASGRGVHEIAIYLTRGRLNYPSVIFLDEFVANPQPVAGFQNPIRMDKLLKYFGENYYKQIDWGLFSQIYQSPLEKGRAYASPK, encoded by the coding sequence ATGAGCAAGATTCTTTTTACTTTAACTGCATTTGTTTGCTTGATGTGTATGTCTTTTTCATTATTGACCAACAATGATAAAGAAGACAACAGCACCAAAGACAGCAAGTTAAAAATTCATTGGATTTCGTTTGAGGAAGCCGTAAAAAGAAACGAGGAAAACCCTAAAAAACTATTTGTTGACCTGTACACAGATTGGTGTACATGGTGTCTGAAGATGGAAAAAGCTACATTTGAACATCCGAATATAGCCGAGTACATTAATGAAAATTTCTACCCTGTTAAGTTGGATGCCGAAGCACAACGCTCTATCACTTTTAAGGACAAAGAATATATTTTCAGACCCGATGAAGGAGCAAGCGGACGAGGTGTTCACGAAATTGCCATCTACCTGACCCGCGGACGATTGAATTACCCTTCAGTTATTTTCCTCGACGAATTTGTGGCCAATCCTCAACCTGTTGCAGGCTTTCAAAATCCAATCAGAATGGATAAATTGTTGAAATACTTTGGTGAAAACTATTACAAACAAATTGATTGGGGGCTGTTCAGTCAGATTTACCAATCTCCTTTAGAAAAAGGAAGGGCCTACGCATCTCCTAAATAA